Proteins encoded together in one Streptomyces sp. NBC_01216 window:
- a CDS encoding MFS transporter — MTTPPAPATSTSPAPPPRSVLRDVAFLRLWAGTTASGLATWALPFVLGLAVLHRDLGAAGLGLVLAARTAGFLLSVAVGGVLADRHSRRAVVLWSALAAATAAPVLAGGLGRSLALMTAAAALAGAGQGACRPAFQALTAETVAPEHRQEANAATTLAVRASTLGGPALTALLAAFLDVRTLLLGIGLLWLVAAFVPGNGASPRADDSPPTSATDESTARPGLRTEFLEGIREARRHPWFLAGLAALAAVITLGYSSTSVVLPLISRDRYGTQWVLAAAMTAYTLGALGGALLIARRRPRSPGWAALAGLAAYGVAPLSLVLPVPPAVVVAAYAVAGVGIEWFNVPWFTATQREVAPDKLARVSSLDFLVSYGLAPLGLALIAPAVGVFGVTAVLGFCAATCLLVPALAALVPTTRHFARTAPPAPHRPGRRT, encoded by the coding sequence GTGACGACACCCCCCGCGCCCGCAACGAGCACATCCCCTGCGCCGCCGCCCCGTTCGGTACTCCGGGACGTGGCGTTCCTCCGCCTGTGGGCGGGCACCACCGCCTCCGGGCTGGCGACCTGGGCACTGCCCTTCGTCCTCGGCCTCGCCGTCCTCCACCGCGACCTCGGCGCCGCCGGCCTCGGCCTGGTCCTCGCGGCCCGCACCGCCGGATTCCTGCTGTCCGTGGCCGTCGGAGGGGTGCTGGCCGACCGTCACTCCCGCCGCGCCGTGGTCCTCTGGTCCGCCCTCGCCGCCGCGACCGCCGCCCCTGTACTGGCCGGCGGACTGGGCCGCTCGCTCGCGCTGATGACGGCCGCCGCGGCCCTCGCGGGCGCCGGACAGGGAGCCTGCCGCCCGGCGTTCCAGGCGCTCACCGCCGAGACCGTCGCCCCCGAGCACCGTCAGGAGGCCAACGCCGCCACCACTCTGGCGGTGCGTGCCTCCACCCTCGGCGGCCCCGCGCTGACCGCCCTGCTGGCCGCCTTCCTCGACGTCCGGACCCTGCTGCTCGGCATCGGTCTGCTCTGGCTGGTCGCCGCGTTCGTTCCGGGCAACGGCGCCTCTCCGAGGGCGGACGACTCCCCGCCGACGTCGGCCACCGACGAAAGCACCGCGCGTCCCGGCCTCCGGACCGAGTTCCTGGAGGGGATACGCGAGGCACGCCGCCACCCCTGGTTCCTCGCCGGACTCGCCGCGCTGGCCGCCGTCATCACCCTCGGCTACTCGAGCACCAGCGTGGTACTGCCCCTGATCAGCCGGGACCGCTACGGCACGCAGTGGGTGCTGGCCGCGGCCATGACCGCGTACACCCTCGGCGCGCTCGGCGGCGCCCTGCTCATCGCCCGCCGACGTCCGCGGTCCCCCGGCTGGGCCGCCCTCGCGGGCCTGGCCGCGTACGGCGTCGCCCCGTTGAGCCTGGTGCTGCCGGTGCCGCCGGCCGTGGTCGTCGCCGCGTACGCCGTCGCCGGGGTCGGTATCGAGTGGTTCAACGTACCCTGGTTCACGGCGACCCAGCGCGAAGTGGCCCCCGACAAACTGGCCCGGGTCTCCTCGCTGGACTTCCTCGTCTCCTACGGCCTGGCCCCGCTCGGCCTCGCCCTGATCGCCCCGGCCGTCGGCGTCTTCGGGGTCACGGCCGTCCTCGGCTTCTGCGCCGCCACGTGCCTCCTGGTACCGGCGCTGGCGGCGCTGGTCCCCACCACCCGCCACTTCGCGCGAACGGCCCCGCCCGCCCCGCACCGACCGGGCCGGCGGACGTGA
- a CDS encoding ABC transporter substrate-binding protein has translation MRHPARLGIALTLALATAGCSTPSGQDPGTDARSATRAAAPETSVTSCGRRLSFAEPPRRAVALDQTSTETLLELGLQERMTGTANLKTKIPDTYRSAYDTIPVIAEKIATGEQLRAANPDFVVAASADLYTGDRAGTREELAALDVPTFVSAVDCPPRNRSGTSPFALLFADYENLGRIFGTEERAHRLAADQRAAVDEARRSAVARPPGADVPTVVFLYSVFDGMPYVAGGSGLPSEMSRIVGARNVFDDVDEDWPEVSWEEVAERDPDIIVIGDLSERGRPGDSAAEKRATLARHPVISRLAAVRNDRIIEVPGIELDPSVRSVHALRLLADGMRESGHGR, from the coding sequence GTGCGTCACCCCGCCCGACTCGGCATCGCCCTCACCCTCGCCCTCGCCACCGCGGGCTGCTCCACACCCTCCGGCCAGGACCCCGGGACCGATGCCCGGTCCGCCACGCGGGCCGCCGCCCCGGAGACCAGCGTCACCAGCTGCGGTCGGCGGCTGTCCTTCGCCGAACCCCCACGACGCGCCGTCGCGCTGGACCAGACGTCGACCGAGACCCTCCTCGAACTCGGCCTCCAGGAACGGATGACGGGCACGGCCAACCTCAAGACGAAGATCCCCGACACCTACCGGTCCGCCTACGACACGATCCCCGTCATCGCCGAGAAGATCGCCACCGGAGAACAACTCCGCGCAGCCAACCCCGACTTCGTCGTCGCCGCGTCCGCGGACCTCTACACCGGGGACCGGGCGGGCACCCGAGAGGAACTGGCCGCGCTCGACGTCCCCACCTTCGTCAGCGCCGTGGACTGCCCGCCCCGGAACCGGTCCGGCACGAGCCCCTTCGCGCTCCTCTTCGCCGACTACGAGAACCTGGGCAGGATCTTCGGCACCGAGGAGCGGGCCCACCGGCTCGCCGCGGATCAGCGCGCGGCGGTCGACGAGGCCCGGCGGAGCGCGGTCGCGCGCCCCCCGGGCGCCGATGTCCCCACCGTCGTCTTCCTCTACTCCGTCTTCGACGGCATGCCCTACGTCGCCGGCGGCAGCGGGCTGCCCAGCGAGATGAGCCGGATCGTCGGCGCGCGGAACGTCTTCGACGACGTCGACGAGGACTGGCCGGAGGTCTCCTGGGAGGAAGTCGCCGAACGCGACCCCGACATCATCGTGATCGGCGATCTCTCCGAGCGCGGCCGTCCCGGGGACAGCGCAGCCGAGAAGCGCGCCACCCTGGCCCGGCACCCGGTCATCTCGCGGCTGGCCGCCGTGCGCAACGACCGGATCATCGAAGTACCCGGCATCGAACTCGACCCCTCGGTGCGCTCCGTACACGCCCTCCGGCTGCTCGCCGACGGCATGCGGGAATCCGGCCATGGCCGCTGA
- a CDS encoding FecCD family ABC transporter permease → MAADTTARKERAADLLLPAARGRRTPVTATRRPDLPGGPAPHGPARSAAARAGLLLLAVFALAASVAAALRLGTTDVGWTGLARVFGGRLGLDVAPLPPLRDSLVWDLRLPRVLMAALVGATLAVCGTVLQALTRNALADPYLLGVSSGASTGAVTVVVLGVGAGTLGVTGGAFAGALLAFGLLLLLLRTGLDSGRIVLTGVVVGQLFAALTSLVLMASADADTTRAVTHWLLGSMAPSRWDTVAVCAVVTPLGLVTAWLCSDDLDGLAFGTDTAASLGIAVRRTRLLLLVVTAVLTAVAVATVGAIGFVGLIVPHGVRFLAGPLHRALLPWAALAGAVFLVWTDTLARVAFAPREVPVGVITALLGVPLFLLVLRRRGHL, encoded by the coding sequence ATGGCCGCTGACACCACCGCCCGGAAGGAGCGGGCCGCCGACCTCCTGCTCCCCGCGGCCCGGGGACGGCGGACACCGGTCACCGCCACGCGCCGGCCGGACCTTCCCGGCGGACCGGCACCACACGGCCCGGCCCGGTCCGCCGCCGCCCGCGCGGGTCTGCTCCTCCTCGCCGTCTTCGCCCTGGCCGCCTCGGTCGCCGCCGCGCTGCGCCTCGGTACCACCGACGTGGGATGGACCGGCCTCGCCCGCGTCTTCGGCGGCCGGCTCGGCCTGGACGTCGCACCGTTGCCACCGCTGCGCGACTCCCTCGTCTGGGACCTGCGACTGCCCCGCGTGCTCATGGCGGCCCTCGTCGGCGCCACACTCGCCGTGTGCGGCACGGTGCTCCAGGCGCTCACCCGCAACGCGCTCGCCGACCCCTACCTGCTCGGCGTCTCCTCGGGCGCGTCCACGGGTGCCGTCACCGTGGTCGTCCTCGGGGTGGGCGCCGGCACCCTCGGAGTCACCGGCGGCGCGTTCGCCGGCGCGCTGCTCGCCTTCGGCCTGCTCCTCCTCCTGCTGCGCACCGGACTCGACTCCGGCCGCATCGTCCTCACCGGCGTGGTCGTCGGCCAGCTCTTCGCCGCGCTCACCTCACTCGTCCTGATGGCCTCCGCGGACGCCGACACCACCCGGGCCGTCACCCACTGGCTGCTGGGCTCGATGGCTCCGTCCCGCTGGGACACGGTCGCCGTCTGCGCCGTCGTCACCCCGCTGGGCCTGGTCACCGCGTGGTTGTGCTCCGACGACCTCGACGGACTCGCCTTCGGTACCGACACCGCCGCGTCCCTCGGCATCGCCGTCCGGCGCACCCGGCTCCTGCTGCTCGTGGTCACGGCCGTGCTGACCGCGGTCGCGGTCGCCACCGTCGGAGCCATCGGCTTCGTCGGGCTCATCGTCCCGCACGGGGTGCGGTTCCTCGCCGGGCCGCTGCACCGGGCGCTGCTGCCCTGGGCCGCGCTCGCGGGCGCCGTGTTCCTGGTGTGGACGGACACACTGGCCCGCGTCGCCTTCGCCCCCCGCGAGGTCCCCGTCGGCGTGATCACCGCCCTCCTCGGGGTGCCGCTCTTCCTGCTCGTCCTGCGCCGCCGGGGGCACCTGTGA
- a CDS encoding ABC transporter ATP-binding protein produces the protein MRITAEALGWSVAGVPVLRAVDADIASGETVGLLGPNGSGKSSLLRCLAGLRAPAVGTVRYDGVSVRDWSARRIARQVAFVAQDPGAESDLAVVDVVGLGRTPFRSRRHGVGADDRAVIAAALERVGLTALAGRPWQALSGGERQRAHLARALAQQPYALLLDEPTNHLDVRHRLELMELLTDSGRTAVVALHDLSLAARYCDRLLLLHHGRLIAAGPPREVLTPERLAEVFEVDAHVTVDTLGHPAIAYRGPLRAPAAAALPSS, from the coding sequence GTGAGGATCACCGCCGAAGCACTCGGCTGGTCCGTGGCCGGCGTCCCGGTCCTCCGCGCGGTCGACGCCGACATCGCGTCCGGCGAGACGGTCGGCCTGCTCGGCCCCAACGGCTCGGGCAAGTCCTCCCTGCTGCGCTGCCTGGCCGGACTGCGCGCCCCGGCCGTCGGCACGGTCCGCTACGACGGCGTGTCCGTCCGGGACTGGAGCGCGCGCCGGATCGCCCGTCAGGTCGCCTTCGTGGCCCAGGACCCGGGCGCGGAGAGCGACCTCGCGGTGGTCGACGTCGTGGGCCTCGGGCGAACTCCCTTCCGGAGCCGACGGCACGGAGTCGGCGCCGACGACCGGGCCGTCATCGCCGCCGCCCTGGAGCGCGTCGGGCTCACCGCGCTGGCCGGCCGTCCGTGGCAGGCGCTGTCGGGCGGCGAACGGCAACGCGCCCACCTCGCCCGCGCCCTGGCGCAGCAGCCGTACGCCCTCCTGCTCGACGAACCGACCAACCACCTCGACGTCCGGCACCGGCTGGAGCTGATGGAACTGCTCACCGACTCCGGCCGTACAGCCGTGGTCGCACTCCACGACCTCTCCCTCGCCGCCCGCTACTGCGACCGGCTCTTGCTCCTGCACCACGGCCGCCTGATCGCCGCCGGCCCGCCGCGCGAGGTCCTCACCCCCGAACGGCTCGCCGAGGTCTTCGAGGTGGACGCCCACGTCACCGTCGACACCCTCGGACACCCCGCGATCGCCTACCGAGGGCCGCTCCGCGCCCCCGCCGCGGCGGCCCTCCCCAGCTCGTGA
- a CDS encoding Rossmann-like domain-containing protein yields MTTTVPSVDALTEAVRAGHHGPLPSGTVATSVFWIHHGTRLAGGHTTYLNQYVLVRLGGSFGGCAFEDGELNPSVCREFSGAPLDALLGEAPRPLRIAALDACLSEARPHRLAAETGEAEPVVLPAGTPEVRAQARDAAVAGLLDIAPGARVGLIGVVNPLVAAIRARGGEPLPCDLNLRVTRWGEPVTDDMHQVLDRSDAVVATGMTLGNGSFDTILDRCRARGVPLIVYAQSGSAVARAFLGSGVTALSAEPFPFSQFSADRTVLYRYRAADGS; encoded by the coding sequence ATGACCACCACCGTCCCCTCCGTCGACGCCCTCACCGAGGCCGTACGGGCGGGCCACCACGGCCCCCTCCCGTCCGGGACCGTCGCCACCAGCGTCTTCTGGATCCACCACGGCACCCGCCTCGCCGGCGGCCACACCACCTACCTCAACCAGTACGTGCTGGTCCGCCTCGGCGGCTCCTTCGGCGGCTGCGCCTTCGAGGACGGCGAGCTCAACCCGTCGGTCTGCCGGGAGTTCTCCGGAGCCCCGCTCGACGCCCTGCTCGGCGAAGCACCCCGCCCCCTGCGGATCGCCGCCCTCGACGCCTGCCTCTCCGAGGCGCGTCCGCACCGCCTGGCCGCCGAGACCGGCGAGGCCGAGCCGGTCGTCCTGCCCGCCGGCACCCCGGAGGTCCGCGCGCAGGCCCGAGACGCCGCCGTCGCAGGTCTCCTCGACATCGCGCCGGGAGCCCGGGTCGGCCTCATCGGCGTCGTCAACCCGCTGGTCGCGGCGATCCGCGCGCGCGGCGGCGAACCGCTGCCCTGCGACCTCAACCTCCGGGTCACGCGGTGGGGCGAACCGGTCACCGACGACATGCACCAGGTGCTCGACCGGTCCGACGCCGTCGTGGCCACCGGGATGACCCTCGGCAACGGCTCCTTCGACACCATCCTGGACCGCTGCCGGGCCCGCGGCGTCCCGCTGATCGTCTACGCGCAGAGCGGCAGCGCCGTCGCCCGCGCCTTCCTCGGCTCGGGGGTGACCGCCCTGTCCGCCGAGCCCTTCCCCTTCTCCCAGTTCAGCGCCGACCGGACGGTCCTGTACCGCTACCGCGCGGCGGACGGCTCGTGA
- a CDS encoding GHMP family kinase ATP-binding protein: protein MTPAARPAATAADGLPTGTGHAPGHHGEILQGVFLDGAGRRCAGLVTLPLPGPGTTARFVRRPGTPAEALDVLPADRAKAARAAALAVAACARRTGVEPCGGELRLTGDLPVGLGLGSSTSDVIAAVRAVADSYGLRLAPGTVARLAVRAETACDPLMLDGRPCLFAQREGRVLEVLGPALPPLVVVGCVLGGGTPVDTLSLPARPPAQASDTEVRDCARLRARLRHAVATGDARLLGEVATASARRGQEVLGHPEFDVLTDLARAFGAVGVQLAHSGAVAGVLFAPAPGMRPRLRACLRALDAHGIPAGPTFTTITKETAHGAARPGSSVHGTSAHGPAQRGVGRPTGPDTPRRTTPLPAL, encoded by the coding sequence GTGACCCCCGCCGCCCGCCCCGCCGCGACCGCCGCCGATGGCCTTCCCACCGGCACCGGCCACGCCCCGGGCCACCACGGCGAGATCCTCCAGGGCGTCTTCCTCGACGGCGCCGGGCGCCGGTGCGCGGGACTGGTCACCCTCCCGCTCCCCGGCCCCGGCACCACCGCGCGGTTCGTCCGCCGCCCCGGCACCCCGGCCGAGGCCCTCGACGTCCTCCCCGCCGACCGTGCGAAGGCGGCCCGCGCCGCGGCCCTCGCGGTGGCGGCCTGCGCGCGGCGGACCGGAGTGGAGCCCTGCGGCGGGGAACTGCGGCTCACCGGCGACCTTCCGGTGGGCCTGGGCCTGGGCAGCTCCACCAGCGACGTGATCGCCGCCGTGCGCGCGGTCGCGGACTCCTACGGCCTCCGCCTCGCCCCCGGCACCGTCGCCCGACTGGCGGTACGCGCGGAGACGGCCTGCGATCCCCTGATGCTCGACGGCCGCCCGTGCCTCTTCGCCCAGCGGGAGGGCCGCGTCCTGGAGGTGCTCGGCCCGGCCCTGCCACCCCTGGTCGTGGTCGGCTGCGTCCTGGGCGGCGGCACCCCCGTGGACACCCTCTCGCTCCCCGCACGCCCACCCGCCCAGGCGTCCGACACCGAGGTCCGGGACTGCGCACGGCTGCGCGCCCGGCTGCGCCACGCCGTGGCCACCGGCGACGCGCGGCTGCTCGGCGAGGTCGCCACCGCCAGCGCCCGGCGCGGCCAGGAGGTGCTCGGCCACCCGGAGTTCGACGTCCTCACCGACCTCGCGCGGGCATTCGGGGCGGTCGGCGTCCAGCTCGCGCACAGCGGCGCGGTCGCGGGCGTCCTCTTCGCGCCGGCCCCGGGGATGCGCCCGCGCCTGCGGGCCTGCCTGCGAGCCCTGGACGCCCACGGCATCCCCGCCGGACCGACCTTCACCACCATTACCAAGGAGACCGCGCATGGAGCGGCACGCCCCGGCTCATCAGTCCACGGAACATCTGCCCATGGACCGGCACAACGCGGAGTCGGTCGGCCGACCGGACCTGATACGCCTCGACGAACGACTCCTCTGCCTGCGCTTTGA
- a CDS encoding pyridoxal-phosphate dependent enzyme, whose product MDRHNAESVGRPDLIRLDERLLCLRFETMKVVSALAAVRHLLDTGAVRRGDTLLDSSSGIYAYALALACHRYGMRCHIVGSTTVDRALGIQLAVLGATLERMEPCDDLKLDQKRRVERVREILAAHPEYHWMRQYHDDIHYLGYRAVADRIREAVGVDALTVVGGVGSGASTGALARYLRRGPANPARSQCGPRPSGPRAHERVRGSSGPADIQLVGVQPYGSVTFGAGHVADPEIIIAGIGSSIPFGNVSHELYDTLHWISFDAALAGSVDLLRRHAVFAGLSTGAGYLAARHERERAPERTVLFIAADTGHRYVDTVFARYREAVPVTELAPREVRDPGELALPWSRMRWNRTPAGEWGLPHPRRHGPA is encoded by the coding sequence ATGGACCGGCACAACGCGGAGTCGGTCGGCCGACCGGACCTGATACGCCTCGACGAACGACTCCTCTGCCTGCGCTTTGAGACGATGAAGGTGGTATCCGCCCTCGCGGCCGTACGCCACCTGCTCGACACCGGTGCCGTACGCCGAGGGGACACCCTGCTCGACAGCTCCAGCGGCATCTACGCCTACGCCCTCGCCCTGGCCTGCCACCGGTACGGCATGCGCTGTCACATCGTGGGCTCGACGACGGTGGACCGCGCCCTGGGCATCCAGCTCGCCGTCCTCGGCGCGACGCTGGAGCGGATGGAGCCCTGCGATGACCTCAAACTGGACCAGAAGCGGCGCGTCGAGCGGGTCCGGGAGATCCTCGCCGCGCACCCCGAGTACCACTGGATGCGGCAATACCACGACGACATCCACTACCTCGGCTACCGCGCCGTCGCCGACCGGATCCGCGAGGCCGTCGGCGTGGACGCGCTCACCGTCGTCGGCGGGGTCGGTTCGGGCGCCTCCACGGGCGCGCTCGCCCGCTACCTGCGCCGGGGCCCGGCGAACCCGGCGCGCTCCCAGTGCGGACCGCGGCCCTCCGGCCCCCGCGCCCACGAGCGTGTCAGGGGTTCCAGCGGACCGGCCGACATCCAACTCGTCGGGGTCCAGCCCTACGGCAGCGTCACCTTCGGCGCCGGACACGTCGCCGACCCCGAGATCATCATCGCCGGCATCGGCAGCTCCATCCCCTTCGGGAACGTCTCCCACGAGCTGTACGACACCCTGCACTGGATCTCCTTCGACGCCGCCCTGGCCGGGAGCGTCGACCTGCTGCGGCGGCACGCCGTGTTCGCCGGGCTGTCGACCGGCGCCGGCTACCTGGCCGCACGTCACGAACGCGAGCGCGCGCCCGAACGGACGGTCCTCTTCATCGCCGCCGACACCGGACACCGCTACGTCGACACCGTCTTCGCCCGGTACCGCGAGGCCGTACCGGTCACGGAACTCGCCCCGCGCGAGGTCCGGGACCCGGGCGAGCTGGCGTTGCCCTGGTCCCGGATGCGCTGGAACCGGACCCCGGCGGGGGAGTGGGGTCTTCCGCACCCTCGGCGGCACGGCCCGGCGTAG
- a CDS encoding serine/threonine-protein kinase — translation MAESRLIQGRYRLHDVIGRGGMGEVWSATDEALGRRVAVKCLKPLGPQRGADLVTVLRERFRREARVAASLQHRGVTVVHDFGESEGVLFLVMELLEGRNLSQLLEENKQSPLPVQDVEDIAEQVADALAYTHRQGIVHRDLKPANIMRLGDGGVKICDFGIARLGADIGFSSRLTGTGIAMGTPHYMSPEQISGGEVDHRSDLYSLGCVLYEIATGAPPFDLQDPWAILIGHRDTVPEPPRSRRAELPHYLDRIVLDLLAKEPERRPTDANDLRRRILSARGGPSPVHTPARPLSRDTSAVWPAPSRPPGLPSWTRGMTPGHRAAASFATAPGTASDPAAGLTGRWTTVTGSSSGTASWPRADAVPAELPAVLAGRHKEGLGLGRNGRWDEAEGLHRAVAVDRERVLGPDHPDTLSSRYELASTLGRLGRRADALREFGRVVEGRDRTLGADHPDTVAARQETAYLLGRLGRYFEAHQVYEAVLASRMRTFGPDHPDTLRCRHNLAFNLGRLGRLEESYRTALEVGEARSLLLGPGHPDTLVTRYEVAYTLGRLGRWADALPVYREVASARADVLGADHPDTLAAHYETGICLGRLGHGAEALEVYRDLVDARTRVHGPDHPETLRARHGVGVNLGRLARWEEALTESRAVCVVRERVLGADHPDTLVSRREIAVGLGWLARWEEALTLYRQVAESRERVLGPEHPDTLAARDDEAHCLERLGRPREALALHRRVASLRRGHGDRSTLH, via the coding sequence ATGGCGGAATCCAGGCTGATCCAGGGCCGGTACCGGCTGCACGACGTGATCGGGCGCGGGGGCATGGGCGAGGTGTGGAGCGCCACCGACGAGGCGCTCGGGCGCCGGGTCGCCGTCAAGTGCCTCAAGCCCCTGGGGCCGCAGCGGGGCGCCGACCTCGTGACCGTGCTGCGCGAGCGCTTCCGCCGCGAGGCGCGCGTCGCCGCCTCCCTGCAGCACCGCGGCGTCACCGTCGTGCACGACTTCGGGGAGTCCGAGGGAGTCCTGTTCCTGGTCATGGAGCTGCTGGAAGGCCGCAACCTCAGCCAGCTCCTGGAGGAGAACAAACAGAGTCCACTGCCGGTCCAGGACGTCGAGGACATCGCGGAGCAGGTCGCCGACGCCCTGGCCTACACGCATCGCCAGGGGATCGTGCACCGCGACCTCAAGCCCGCCAACATCATGCGGCTGGGCGACGGCGGTGTGAAGATCTGCGACTTCGGGATAGCGCGGCTGGGCGCCGACATCGGCTTCAGCTCGCGCCTGACCGGCACGGGCATCGCCATGGGCACCCCGCACTACATGTCGCCCGAGCAGATCAGCGGCGGCGAGGTCGACCACCGCAGCGACCTGTACTCGCTCGGCTGCGTGCTCTACGAGATCGCCACCGGCGCCCCGCCCTTCGACCTCCAGGACCCCTGGGCCATCCTCATCGGCCACCGCGACACGGTGCCCGAGCCGCCGCGCAGCCGCCGCGCCGAACTCCCCCACTACCTCGACCGGATCGTCCTCGACCTGCTCGCCAAGGAACCCGAGCGGCGGCCCACCGACGCCAACGACTTGCGCCGCCGGATACTCTCCGCCCGCGGCGGCCCGTCCCCGGTCCACACGCCCGCGCGCCCCCTGTCCCGGGACACGTCCGCCGTGTGGCCGGCACCGTCACGCCCGCCCGGTCTGCCGTCGTGGACCCGCGGGATGACCCCGGGGCATCGCGCCGCAGCGTCCTTCGCGACGGCGCCGGGCACCGCGTCCGATCCCGCCGCGGGGCTCACCGGCCGGTGGACCACCGTGACCGGCTCGTCGTCCGGGACGGCGTCCTGGCCCCGGGCCGACGCGGTCCCGGCCGAACTGCCGGCCGTTCTCGCCGGCCGGCACAAGGAAGGGCTCGGCCTCGGCCGGAACGGCCGCTGGGACGAGGCGGAGGGGCTGCACCGCGCGGTGGCCGTGGACCGCGAGCGGGTACTCGGACCCGACCATCCCGACACCCTCAGCAGCCGCTACGAACTCGCCTCCACACTGGGACGGCTCGGGCGCCGGGCCGACGCCCTGCGCGAGTTCGGACGCGTCGTCGAGGGCCGGGACCGCACGCTCGGCGCCGACCACCCGGACACCGTCGCGGCCCGTCAGGAGACCGCGTACCTCCTCGGGCGTCTGGGCCGCTACTTCGAGGCGCACCAGGTGTACGAGGCGGTCCTCGCCTCCCGGATGCGCACCTTCGGACCGGACCACCCCGACACCCTGCGCTGCCGCCACAACCTCGCCTTCAACCTGGGGCGGCTGGGACGCCTGGAGGAGTCGTACCGTACGGCCCTGGAGGTCGGCGAGGCACGGAGCCTGCTGCTCGGCCCCGGCCATCCGGACACCCTGGTGACCCGGTACGAGGTGGCCTACACCCTGGGGCGGCTGGGCCGCTGGGCGGACGCGCTCCCCGTGTACCGCGAGGTCGCGTCGGCGCGCGCCGACGTCCTGGGCGCGGACCATCCCGACACGCTGGCCGCACACTACGAGACCGGTATCTGTCTGGGCCGGCTGGGCCACGGTGCCGAGGCTCTGGAGGTGTACCGCGACCTCGTCGACGCCCGCACCCGGGTGCACGGCCCCGACCATCCCGAGACCCTGCGCGCCCGCCACGGCGTCGGGGTCAACCTCGGTCGGCTGGCCCGCTGGGAGGAGGCCCTGACGGAGTCCCGGGCCGTGTGCGTCGTGCGCGAGCGGGTGTTGGGCGCCGATCATCCCGACACGCTCGTGAGCCGCCGCGAGATCGCGGTCGGTCTCGGCTGGCTCGCCCGCTGGGAAGAGGCGCTCACCCTCTACCGGCAGGTCGCCGAGAGCAGGGAGCGCGTCCTGGGCCCGGAGCACCCGGACACCCTGGCGGCCCGTGACGACGAGGCCCACTGCCTGGAACGCCTGGGGCGCCCCCGGGAGGCCCTCGCCCTGCACCGCCGGGTGGCCTCGCTGCGCCGCGGCCACGGTGACCGCAGCACCCTGCACTGA
- a CDS encoding FAD-dependent monooxygenase, giving the protein MDDDRGTVLISGAGIAGPVLAYWLARGGWRPTVVEHARGPRSSGSPVDVAGEALDVVRRMGVLPRLREAATAVTRLRLVDAGGRPIATLPTRSDLGGADGAVEVPRADLATVLYEAARDEAEFVFDDSVAALGPDARGVDVTFRKGPPRRFDLVVGADGQHSAVRRLAFGPERNFVHHFGMYVATLPLDGPAGDPRTVVMHNTPGRAAAVHPVRGRSLAFFAYRGPEVTGFDHRDTAQHRRLLTAAYADAGWRVPELLDRVREAGEDLYFDAVSRVRVPAWSRGRVALVGDAASSVSLFGEGSSLATTGAHTLAAELSATPEDPAAAFHRYEARHRTRVAPRQRAVGRVASLLVPATRPGLAARDLTARLWTLGSRPFGGRG; this is encoded by the coding sequence ATGGACGACGACCGGGGCACGGTCCTGATCTCGGGGGCGGGGATCGCCGGTCCCGTACTCGCCTACTGGCTGGCGCGCGGCGGATGGCGGCCCACCGTGGTCGAGCACGCGCGTGGCCCGCGGTCCAGCGGCAGCCCGGTGGACGTCGCGGGCGAGGCGCTGGACGTGGTGCGGCGGATGGGCGTGCTCCCCCGGCTTCGCGAGGCGGCGACCGCCGTGACGCGGCTGCGGCTCGTCGACGCCGGGGGCCGCCCGATCGCGACGCTGCCGACCCGGAGCGACCTCGGCGGAGCCGACGGCGCCGTCGAGGTACCCCGCGCCGATCTGGCCACCGTCCTGTACGAAGCCGCCCGCGACGAGGCCGAGTTCGTCTTCGACGACTCGGTGGCGGCCCTCGGGCCCGACGCCCGCGGCGTGGACGTCACCTTCCGGAAGGGGCCGCCGCGGCGCTTCGACCTGGTGGTCGGCGCGGACGGGCAGCACTCTGCCGTGCGGCGCCTGGCGTTCGGCCCCGAGCGGAACTTCGTCCACCACTTCGGCATGTACGTGGCGACGCTCCCGCTCGACGGACCGGCCGGCGACCCCCGGACCGTGGTCATGCACAACACGCCCGGCCGGGCCGCCGCGGTCCATCCGGTGCGCGGACGTTCGCTGGCGTTCTTCGCCTACCGCGGTCCCGAGGTCACCGGGTTCGACCACCGCGACACGGCACAGCACCGCCGGCTCCTGACCGCCGCTTACGCGGACGCGGGCTGGCGGGTGCCGGAACTGCTGGACCGGGTCCGCGAGGCGGGCGAGGATCTGTACTTCGACGCCGTCAGCCGGGTGCGTGTCCCGGCGTGGTCCCGCGGGCGGGTGGCGTTGGTGGGCGACGCCGCGTCGTCCGTGTCGCTGTTCGGCGAGGGCAGTTCGCTGGCGACGACCGGCGCGCACACCCTCGCGGCGGAGCTGTCGGCCACCCCGGAGGACCCGGCCGCCGCGTTCCACCGCTACGAGGCCCGGCACCGCACGCGGGTGGCCCCCCGGCAGCGTGCCGTGGGCCGGGTCGCGTCCCTGCTGGTCCCCGCCACCCGACCCGGCCTGGCCGCGCGCGATCTGACGGCCCGGCTGTGGACCCTGGGCTCACGGCCGTTCGGAGGGCGCGGGTAG